From the Theileria parva strain Muguga chromosome 3 map unlocalized ctg_531, whole genome shotgun sequence genome, one window contains:
- the fusA1 gene encoding translation elongation factor G, whose product MLRCGNAVIYRNFLILPKISQINTNLLNISNITNFTSFYQINNVKLLISGINYVKSFSTSSTVTRDSNVYNIERIRNIGISAHIDSGKTTLTERILFYAGKIDSIHEVRGTDGVGAKMDSMDLEREKGITIQSAVTNISWNTDISWNTNTPWNTNVTGVQRLQNSHSVGVSDPVDYSINIIDTPGHVDFTIEVERSLRVLDSAVLLVCSVSGVQSQTVTVFRQMDRYNIPRIIFLNKLDREGASVDRSIQMLQRKLGVNLLQLQIPIGIGPKLEGIIDLVEMKAYYFRGQYGEKLVSQPVPENMLKEAEKLNFELLEKIADHDNEFAQKYLESNYNSGDIINSIRRLTMSHVMYPLLMGSAKGNKGVQLLLNSICYYLPSPKNCITQLYKYVNSGENSSESDEMNKIELKPEDKGLVGYIFKIVDTYLGQLSYIRIYKGVLRRGLSVLVVEEDKRVTLKKLYKVHSDEVLEVSEAREGEIVAISGLKCPSGVTVTDGRQVTMKPMHVPEPVVSMALKNVNRSDSVKLAKALNRFQKEDPTFKINIDEESKETILSGMGELHLNIYLERMKREYGLTIEVGEPIVNYRETITRRAEFNYTHKRQSGGVGQYAKVIGYIEPIADNPNQHLNIQFINQFIGNEIKPNYIVSIENGFKESCRRGLLCGRPVVNTRFVLTDGASHDVDSSDLAFKLATYGAFELAYSQAEAIILEPVMSVEVTAPQEFQSQTLSTLTKRKGIITNTNIIGETVTINANVPLKHMFGYITDLRSATKGQGEYSMEFKYYEQMSKNDQEEENKKYLQSAKKN is encoded by the exons ATGTTAAGATGTGGAAATGCTGTGATTTATCGCAATTTTTTGATTCTACCCAAAATCTCACAAATTAACACAaacttgttaaatatttcaaatattacaaattttacctctttttaccaaattaacaatgtaaaattactaattagtggaataaattatgtgaaatcattttcaacttcTAGCACTGTGACGAGAGATTCCAATGTGTATAACATTGAGAGAATAAGAAACATTGGCATTAGTGCGCACATTGACTCTGGGAAGACTACGTTGACTGAGCGGATCCTGTTTTACGCTGGGAAAATCGACTCAATCCACGAGGTCAGAGGCACTGACGGCGTCGGAGCCAAGATGGATTCCATGGATTTAGAACGCGAAAAAGGCATCACCATACAATCCGCCGTCACCAACATCTCATGGAATACTGATATCTCATGGAACACTAATACCCCCTGGAATACTAATGTCACTGGTGTACAGAGATTACAAAACTCTCATAGTGTTGGAGTATCCGATCCTGTGGATTACAGTATAAACATAATTGACACGCCTGGTCATGTGGATTTTACTATAGAAGTTGAAAGGTCACTGAGGGTGTTGGATTCTGCAGTGTTGTTGGTATGTTCAGTCTCCGGTGTCCAGTCCCAGACTGTCACGGTATTCCGTCAAATGGACCGCTATAACATTCCGCGTATTATATTCCTGAATAAGCTTGACAGAGAAGGTGCCAGTGTGGATCGTAGTATCCAAATGCTCCAGCGTAAACTCGGAGTTAATCTTCTGCAACTACAAATTCCCATAGGAATTGGGCCTAAACTTGAGGGGATCATCGATTTAGTTGAGATGAAAGCGTATTATTTCAGGGGCCAATACGGTGAAAAATTAGTCTCCCAACCCGTACCTGAAAACATGCTAAAAGAAGCtgaaaagttaaattttgaGCTTTTGGAAAAGATCGCAGATCATGACAACGAATTTGCACAAAAATATTTGGAATCCAATTATAACAGTGGTGACATTATCAATAGTATACGCAGGCTGACAATGTCACATGTGATGTATCCGTTGCTAATGGGCAGTGCAAAGGGTAACAAAGGCGTGCAATTATTATTGAATTCAATTTGTTATTACTTACCCTCGCCTAAAAATTGCATCACACAGCTGTacaaatatgtaaattCCGGTGAAAACAGTTCTGAGTCGGATGAgatgaataaaattgagtTAAAACCTGAGGATAAAGGATTAGTTGgttacatttttaaaattgtcgATACTTATCTGGGACAATTATCTTACATACGAATCTACAAAG gAGTATTGAGGCGTGGACTATCGGTGTTAGTGGTGGAAGAGGACAAGCGTGTGACGTTGAAGAAGTTATACAAAGTCCATTCCGACGAGGTGTTAGAAGTTTCAGAGGCTAGAGAGGGTGAAATTGTGGCAATCTCAGGGCTAAAATGTCCTTCTGGAGTTACAGTTACTGATGGCAGACAAGTAACAATGAAGCCAATGCATGTACCGGAACCTGTGGTCTCAATGgctttaaaaaatgttaacaGGAGCGACTCTGTTAAACTTGCTAAAGCTCTTAACAGATTCCAAAAAGAAGACCCAACCTTTAAAATCAACATCGATGAAGAATCTAAAGAAACTATTCTCTCAG GTATGGGTGAATTACAtttgaatatatatttgGAGCGTATGAAGCGGGAATATGGCTTAACTATAGAGGTTGGCGAACCTATAGTAAATTACAGAGAAACTATAACTCGCCGGGCCGAGTTTAATTATACGCATAAAAGACAATCTGGCGGTGTTGGACAATACGCCAAAGTCATTGGATACATCGAACCAATCGCCGATAATCCCAACCAACATCTCAACATACAATTCATAAATCAATTC ATTGGTAATGAGATAAAACCGAATTACATAGTGAGTATTGAGAATGGGTTTAAGGAGAGTTGTCGGCGTGGTTTATTATGTGGCAGGCCAGTGGTTAATACGAGGTTTGTACTAACTGATGGCGCGTCACATGACGTTGATTCTTCTGATTTAGCCTTTAAACTTGCCACTTACGGCGCTTTCGAATTGGCGTATTCACAGGCTGAAGCTATAATTCTTGAGCCTGTGATGTCAGTGGAAGTCACAGCGCCTCAGGAATTTCAGTCCCAGACCCTCTCAACACTGACGAAACGAAAGGGAATCATTACAAACACAAATATCATTGGCGAAACCGTCACCATCAATGCCAACGTACCACTCAAACACATGTTCGGATACATCACAGACCTCAGATCCGCCACCAAA GGTCAAGGTGAGTATAGTATGGAATTTAAGTATTATGAGCAAATGTCGAAAAATGACCAGgaagaagaaaataaaaaatatctCCAATCAGctaaaaaaaattaa
- the nsa2 gene encoding Ribosomal protein S8e family protein, translating to MPQNEYIERHIKLHGRRFDHLTKTRKKAARAPLRESKRAKTLRGIKSKIFKKHKYAEKIQFRKLMRQREEKEVKEKIVEKTDGAIPAYLLDRGDINRTKILSNMIKQKRKEKAGKWTVPIPKVKALNEMEMFKVLKTGKRKKKMWKRVIDKACFVPEDFTRKPPKYERYIRPTGLRFKKAHVTHPELKTTFYLDIISVKKNPQSTLYTSLNVITKGTIIEVNVSELGLVTQTGKVIWAKYAQVTNNPENDGCINAVLLV from the exons ATGCCGCAAAATGAGTATATAGAACGACATATTAAACTACATGGCCGCAGATTCGATCATCTCACCAAAAC TCGTAAGAAGGCGGCGCGAGCGCCTTTGAGGGAGAGTAAAAGGGCCAAAACTCTGCGGGGAATTAAGTCgaaaatattcaaaaaaCACAAATACGCCGAAAAAATACAATTCAGAAAATT GATGAGGCAAAGGGAGGAGAAGGAGGTGAAGGAGAAGATAGTTGAGAAGACCGATGGAGCCATTCCAGCCTACCTTCTCGACAGGGGCGATATTAACCGAACCAAA ATATTGAGTAATATGATAAAGCAAAAGAGGAAGGAGAAGGCGGGAAAATGGACAGTGCCAATACCCAAA GTCAAAGCCTTGAACGAAATGGAAATGTTCAAAGTCTTAAAAACAGGAAAAAGAAAAA AGAAAATGTGGAAGAGAGTGATTGACAAGGCCTGTTTTGTCCCCGAGGACTTCACCAGAAAACCTCCAAAATACGAAAG ATATATAAGACCTACGGGTTTGAGATTTAAGAAGGCGCACGTAACGCACCCGGAGCTAAAGACTACATTTTACCTCGACATCATCTCAGTTAAAAAAAATCCACAATCCACTCTCTACACCTCACTCAACGTTATCACCAAAG GAACGATAATTGAGGTGAATGTGAGTGAGTTGGGTTTGGTGACGCAGACTGGGAAGGTAATTTGGGCCAAGTACGCCCAGGTCACAAATAACCCAGAAAACGACGGATGCATCAACGCCGTACTACTCGTCTAA